A segment of the Candidatus Methylomirabilota bacterium genome:
GGCTCCCGCCACCTTCTTCGCGGTCCCCATGACGGCCTTGAGATCCTCCGCCTCCGCCTCGTAGAGCGTGGCCGCGTGGGCCTTGGGCACCACCAGGCAGTGTCCGCGGCTCAGTGGATTGATGTCCATGAAGGCGAGCGTCCGCTGATCATCGTAGACCTTGGCGGACGGGATCTTGCCGTCGCGGATCATGCAAAACACGCAGTCGGGCATTCCTACACCTCGACCATCCAGCCGTGGGGATCCGCGAGCTTGCCGTACTGGATGCC
Coding sequences within it:
- a CDS encoding HIT family protein, with product MPDCVFCMIRDGKIPSAKVYDDQRTLAFMDINPLSRGHCLVVPKAHAATLYEAEAEDLKAVMGTAKKVAGAIRKALNPDGLNLLQANGAAAFQSVPHFHLHLIPRWTNDGKGFDWKEVPGNREEIMGTADRIRAMFG